In the genome of Pseudarthrobacter sp. IC2-21, one region contains:
- the rsmI gene encoding 16S rRNA (cytidine(1402)-2'-O)-methyltransferase, translating into MILAATPIGNTGDASARLIDLLGTADIVAAEDTRRLHRLVQSLGVNVAGRVISYHEHNEATKTAELLEQVRAGKTLVMVTDAGMPSVSDPGFRLVEGAVAAGLTVTAVPGPSAVLTALALSGLPTDRFCFEGFLPRKAGERASRLADLAAERRTMVFFEAPHRLEPMLRALRERFGSERRIAVCRELTKTYEEVIRGTVGDLLLWAESNEVRGEIAVVLGGAPEQAPGTPEDHVAAVNALMAQGIRLKEAVAAVAEDVRVSKRELYSAVLAAR; encoded by the coding sequence ATCATCCTGGCGGCCACGCCGATCGGTAATACCGGCGACGCCTCCGCCCGCCTGATCGACCTGCTGGGCACGGCGGACATCGTGGCGGCCGAGGACACCAGGCGGCTGCACCGCCTGGTCCAGAGCCTTGGCGTTAACGTTGCCGGACGGGTGATCAGCTACCACGAGCACAACGAGGCCACTAAAACAGCTGAACTGCTGGAGCAGGTGCGCGCCGGCAAAACCCTGGTCATGGTGACAGACGCGGGAATGCCGTCCGTGTCCGATCCCGGTTTCCGCCTGGTGGAAGGGGCCGTGGCTGCCGGCCTGACTGTGACTGCCGTCCCGGGGCCTTCTGCGGTCCTGACGGCCCTGGCGCTGTCCGGCCTTCCCACGGATCGTTTCTGCTTCGAGGGCTTCCTGCCCAGGAAGGCGGGGGAGCGCGCGTCGCGGCTTGCCGATTTGGCCGCGGAGCGCCGCACCATGGTTTTCTTCGAGGCACCGCACCGGCTGGAGCCGATGCTCAGGGCGCTCCGGGAACGCTTCGGATCGGAGCGGCGGATCGCCGTCTGCCGCGAACTGACCAAGACCTACGAAGAAGTCATCCGCGGCACCGTGGGGGACCTGCTGCTCTGGGCGGAGAGCAATGAGGTCCGGGGCGAGATCGCGGTGGTGCTGGGCGGCGCACCCGAGCAGGCGCCCGGCACGCCGGAGGATCACGTAGCAGCCGTCAATGCGTTGATGGCCCAGGGCATCAGGCTCAAGGAAGCAGTGGCTGCCGTTGCTGAGGACGTGCGCGTCAGTAAGCGCGAGCTGTACTCTGCCGTGCTGGCGGCGCGCTAG
- a CDS encoding AMP-dependent synthetase/ligase, with translation MREASTELLVELDPDSNVTDLLLRQEAANAAHPLYARKGPNGWTDVSAHKFLQDVRALAKGLIAGGLEPGETVVVMSATRYEWTMVDFAIWFAGGVTVPVYETSSPGQVEWILHDAGARHVFAEDRDKVALIAGVLETSALLRDRLVSVVRMDFDGEAPDLASLSAAGTGVTDAELERHRTAAGLADVASLVYTSGTTGRPKGCEITHGNFALVAVNVVAFLPEILKQPHARTLMFLPLAHVLARAVQVACLHAGATLGHVNSAAALLEDLGTFKPTFLLAVPRIFEKVRAGATHKAAMAGRSRIFRAASATAIRYSLEEDRAARGEGTGPGLALRTQHALFDRLVYARLRRMFGGRLGHMVSGASALAPDDAHFFRGAGIPVLEGYGLTETTAPCTANTVTRTRVGSVGIPLPGTTIRVAEDGEVLVKGIGGFKGYHANEAANAEAFVGGFFRTGDLGELDPEGFLTITGRKKDLLVTAGGKNVAPGPLEEKIRTHQLVDHAVVVGDGKPYVAALVSLDPAGLDNWCQENKVSPLTLADAARDPRIRSAIQTAVDHANTLVSKAEAVRSFTILAATLTEESGHLTPSLKLKRAAVVRDFEAEVAGLYRS, from the coding sequence GTGCGAGAAGCAAGCACAGAACTCCTGGTGGAGCTGGACCCGGACAGCAATGTCACTGACCTTTTGCTCCGGCAGGAAGCTGCCAACGCGGCCCACCCGCTGTACGCCCGGAAAGGCCCCAACGGCTGGACGGATGTGTCCGCGCACAAGTTCCTGCAGGACGTCCGTGCCCTGGCGAAGGGCCTTATTGCCGGCGGCCTGGAGCCGGGCGAGACCGTGGTGGTGATGTCCGCAACACGCTACGAGTGGACGATGGTGGACTTCGCCATCTGGTTCGCCGGGGGCGTGACCGTGCCGGTTTATGAGACCTCCTCCCCCGGACAGGTGGAGTGGATTTTGCACGACGCCGGTGCCCGCCACGTATTCGCCGAAGACCGCGACAAGGTGGCACTGATCGCCGGTGTGCTGGAAACGTCCGCACTCCTGCGGGACCGGCTGGTCAGCGTAGTCAGGATGGATTTCGACGGCGAAGCGCCGGACCTCGCCAGCCTCTCGGCCGCCGGGACGGGGGTTACAGACGCCGAACTGGAGCGTCACCGCACCGCCGCCGGGCTGGCCGACGTCGCATCCCTGGTCTATACGTCCGGCACCACCGGGCGCCCCAAAGGCTGCGAAATCACCCACGGCAACTTCGCGCTGGTGGCCGTGAACGTGGTGGCTTTCCTGCCCGAAATCCTCAAACAGCCCCATGCGAGGACCCTGATGTTCCTGCCTTTGGCCCATGTGCTGGCCCGTGCCGTCCAGGTGGCCTGCCTCCATGCAGGTGCCACCCTGGGCCACGTTAATAGTGCTGCAGCGTTGCTTGAGGACCTGGGGACATTCAAACCCACATTCCTGCTGGCCGTGCCGCGGATTTTCGAAAAGGTGCGGGCGGGTGCCACGCACAAGGCGGCCATGGCCGGCAGGTCGCGGATCTTCCGGGCGGCCTCGGCAACCGCCATCCGTTATTCCCTCGAGGAGGACCGTGCCGCCCGCGGGGAAGGCACCGGACCGGGCTTGGCGTTACGCACGCAGCATGCCCTCTTTGACCGGCTCGTGTATGCCCGGCTCCGCCGCATGTTCGGCGGCCGCCTGGGTCACATGGTGTCCGGTGCCAGCGCCTTGGCCCCCGACGACGCGCATTTCTTCCGCGGTGCCGGGATCCCCGTCCTGGAGGGTTACGGGCTGACCGAAACCACGGCTCCCTGCACCGCCAACACCGTCACCCGCACCCGGGTGGGCAGTGTGGGCATCCCCCTGCCGGGAACAACCATCCGTGTCGCCGAGGACGGCGAAGTGCTGGTCAAAGGGATCGGTGGCTTCAAGGGGTACCACGCCAACGAAGCGGCCAACGCGGAGGCCTTCGTGGGCGGATTCTTCCGCACCGGGGACCTGGGGGAACTCGACCCCGAAGGGTTCCTGACCATTACCGGCCGCAAGAAAGACCTGTTGGTCACCGCCGGCGGCAAGAACGTGGCGCCCGGACCGCTTGAAGAGAAGATCCGCACGCACCAGCTGGTTGACCACGCAGTGGTGGTCGGCGACGGGAAACCTTACGTAGCCGCGCTGGTCAGCCTGGACCCCGCCGGCCTGGATAACTGGTGCCAGGAGAACAAGGTCAGCCCGTTGACTCTGGCTGATGCGGCCCGGGATCCCCGCATCCGGAGCGCAATACAGACGGCCGTGGACCACGCCAACACCCTGGTTTCGAAGGCCGAAGCGGTCCGCAGCTTCACCATCCTGGCGGCCACCCTTACGGAGGAATCCGGCCACCTGACGCCTTCGCTCAAACTGAAAAGAGCCGCCGTCGTCCGTGATTTTGAAGCCGAGGTTGCCGGGCTCTACCGCAGCTAG
- a CDS encoding DUF3488 and transglutaminase-like domain-containing protein produces MTLAPERESSREPRAAAGRGPTAPDSHGQRPARVRVGAYPWAMAGAVALSVAGAALSLNGVLRGWAWYLPVLTTVAVVCLTLAVLRALRAQPLLVAVGGFASLVAVITLTFFRSTGLAGFIPSGATLTELGRFIRRASETVLAESAPVAPNAGIVMVTCAVLGLAVILIDALAVPLGMPATTGLGLLAIMVVPALVKPQSVGLWGFGAAAAGYLLILGCSQWFGPDSRIPTDSGRAPGHLRRAVLTGTVALVAALAVPLAIPGFDQGTFPQGSRLNPWGAGTGLNPMITLGNSLRTPAGTGRITYATSAPGPLYLRSVTVDNFDGETWGPDDRDAERRPVSGLIQTGYDVTAPQQRQVTVVETGTFTSPYLPLPYAPQSIRGLNGSWTWDPATLTVKGLNTNTRAQQYIVASSAPVLTADMLRQSSRGVRGILAEFTRIPDGVPDIVRRTADAVTGSTENEYAKAMAIQNYLRSGEFTYSLQSPVQGGYDGNGLSVLADFLTQKSGYCIHFASAMAVMARLEGIPSRIAVGYAPGRATGASVSVAGQGALPEFEVDARDAHAWPELYFQGLGWVPFEPTPSRGVVPAYATEPVSPASPDLIENNNDLLSNATVPAPTPSVAPAPAPDANAGSLEHWLLPWLPGVAGVLGLLLVLASPRLVRMGIRSRRIQRPDPDTGNAIPLAWAELRDLGTDYGLPPQASETARAYSARLRRSALLGEPGGMEDQAHQAVLTLTADFERRNYGRPGNPAVAAREAAAGKPERIAPRISAVEQSLRENAPLGRRLRATWLPASVLGSWARLLATPFRGIRTPARRAVTHAARFRSRARTGLFRPRRGQ; encoded by the coding sequence GTGACGCTGGCACCTGAACGCGAATCCTCCCGGGAGCCGCGGGCTGCTGCCGGCCGCGGGCCCACCGCGCCGGACAGCCACGGGCAGCGACCTGCACGGGTCCGGGTCGGGGCGTACCCGTGGGCCATGGCCGGAGCGGTCGCCCTGTCCGTTGCCGGGGCTGCTTTGTCCCTCAACGGTGTCCTGCGCGGGTGGGCCTGGTACCTGCCTGTCCTGACGACGGTGGCGGTGGTTTGCCTGACCCTCGCCGTGCTGCGCGCCCTGCGCGCCCAGCCGCTCCTGGTGGCGGTGGGCGGCTTTGCATCCCTGGTTGCCGTCATCACCCTGACTTTCTTCCGCAGCACGGGCCTGGCCGGCTTCATCCCCTCCGGGGCGACCCTGACAGAACTGGGCAGGTTCATCCGCCGCGCCAGCGAGACGGTCCTCGCCGAGAGTGCGCCGGTGGCCCCGAACGCCGGGATCGTCATGGTCACGTGCGCCGTCCTGGGCTTGGCGGTCATCCTCATTGATGCGTTGGCGGTCCCCCTCGGCATGCCGGCCACCACCGGCCTGGGCCTGCTCGCCATCATGGTGGTTCCTGCCCTGGTGAAGCCTCAGAGCGTGGGGTTGTGGGGTTTCGGCGCTGCGGCCGCCGGCTACTTGCTGATCCTGGGGTGCAGCCAATGGTTTGGCCCCGATTCACGCATCCCGACCGACAGCGGAAGGGCACCCGGGCATCTGCGGCGGGCCGTCCTGACAGGCACCGTAGCCCTGGTGGCCGCGCTCGCGGTTCCGCTGGCGATTCCGGGCTTCGATCAGGGGACCTTCCCGCAAGGCTCCCGGCTCAACCCGTGGGGCGCCGGCACGGGCCTGAACCCCATGATCACCCTGGGCAACAGCCTGCGGACCCCGGCCGGCACGGGCCGGATCACCTATGCCACGAGCGCCCCCGGGCCGCTGTACCTCCGGTCAGTCACGGTGGACAATTTCGACGGCGAAACCTGGGGACCGGACGACCGGGACGCAGAGCGGCGTCCCGTCTCCGGCCTGATCCAGACCGGCTACGACGTCACCGCGCCGCAGCAGCGGCAGGTCACCGTCGTGGAAACGGGTACGTTTACCAGCCCCTACCTGCCGTTGCCGTATGCGCCGCAATCAATCCGCGGCCTCAACGGGTCCTGGACCTGGGATCCTGCCACGCTGACCGTGAAAGGGCTCAACACCAACACCCGGGCCCAGCAATATATTGTGGCGTCCTCCGCACCCGTACTTACGGCTGACATGCTCCGGCAGTCATCCCGGGGAGTGCGCGGCATCCTGGCGGAATTCACCAGGATTCCTGACGGCGTGCCGGACATTGTCCGCCGGACAGCCGATGCGGTGACGGGTTCCACTGAGAACGAGTACGCCAAGGCGATGGCCATCCAGAACTACCTGCGCTCGGGAGAGTTCACGTATTCCCTGCAGTCCCCGGTCCAAGGCGGTTACGACGGTAACGGGTTGTCGGTGCTGGCCGATTTCCTCACCCAAAAAAGCGGCTACTGCATCCATTTTGCCTCCGCCATGGCCGTGATGGCCCGGCTGGAAGGCATTCCCAGCCGTATCGCCGTCGGCTACGCACCGGGGCGGGCTACTGGAGCCAGCGTCTCTGTCGCCGGGCAGGGGGCCCTTCCGGAATTCGAAGTGGACGCCCGCGACGCCCATGCGTGGCCGGAACTCTACTTCCAAGGATTGGGCTGGGTGCCCTTCGAGCCCACCCCATCACGCGGCGTGGTGCCTGCGTATGCCACTGAGCCGGTCAGCCCCGCGTCGCCCGACCTCATTGAAAACAACAACGACCTGCTCTCAAACGCGACAGTTCCGGCACCGACGCCCAGCGTTGCGCCGGCGCCTGCTCCGGATGCCAACGCCGGCAGCCTCGAACACTGGCTCCTGCCGTGGCTGCCGGGCGTGGCGGGCGTGCTGGGGCTGCTCCTGGTCCTGGCATCGCCCCGGCTGGTTCGTATGGGGATCCGCTCCCGGCGTATCCAGCGGCCGGACCCGGACACGGGGAATGCGATTCCGCTGGCATGGGCTGAACTCCGCGATCTCGGCACCGACTACGGCCTGCCGCCGCAAGCGAGCGAAACGGCCCGGGCCTATTCCGCGCGCCTGCGCCGTTCCGCGCTGCTTGGGGAACCCGGCGGGATGGAGGACCAGGCTCACCAAGCCGTGCTGACGCTGACCGCAGACTTTGAACGCCGCAACTACGGCCGCCCGGGCAACCCCGCCGTCGCTGCACGGGAAGCCGCTGCAGGGAAACCGGAGCGGATTGCACCCCGGATTTCGGCCGTGGAGCAGTCGCTGCGCGAGAACGCCCCGCTCGGCAGGCGCTTGCGGGCCACCTGGCTCCCGGCATCGGTCCTGGGGAGTTGGGCCCGGCTCCTGGCCACCCCGTTCCGGGGGATCAGGACACCGGCACGCCGGGCGGTCACGCACGCCGCCCGCTTCCGGTCCAGGGCGCGCACCGGCTTGTTCCGTCCCCGCCGCGGCCAGTGA
- a CDS encoding dolichyl-phosphate-mannose--protein mannosyltransferase, giving the protein MGLVTQTSMRPAEAGDTAPPAGRPWIARPAEAFSAAALRGRLIGSIRSWRDYPPSLRLWFWLVPALTTVVGGILRFVRLDNPHSLVFDETYYVKDAYSYLVSGYERTWPDKANDSFNAGNPDILLNSPEYVVHPPVGKWMIAAGMWLFGPDNPFGWRFSAALTGTLSVLLLTLIALKLFRSLPLAAAAGLLLAVDGHHLVMSRTSLLDIFLMFWVLAAFGALLLDRDDGRRRLADRLARLAAGSTTGRPSGAQLLAGPWPGIRWWRVTAGVCMGLAVGTKWSGLFFLAGFGLLTVLWDLNARRVAGIRGWITGGIIKDGLPAFASMVPVAALVYTATWTGWFRSQDAYFRHWAEANPSPMWGWVPDSLRSLAHYHLEAYKFHQGLGSEHPYEASAWSWLVMGRPTSFYYQQSGPEALDCHAARCASAILSVGNPLIWWSAAISLVVLLFWWAGRRDWRAGAVLAGVGAGYLPWFLYPERTMFFFYAVSFEPFLILSLVYCLGLVLGREGDPLWRRRSGLYLLALFVAAAVLLSAFFYPLWTAETISYEEWRYRMWMPSWI; this is encoded by the coding sequence ATGGGGCTCGTGACCCAGACCTCGATGCGGCCTGCCGAGGCCGGAGACACCGCTCCCCCTGCCGGCCGCCCGTGGATCGCCCGTCCAGCAGAGGCATTTTCCGCCGCAGCCCTCCGCGGCCGCCTCATCGGCAGCATCCGGAGCTGGCGTGATTACCCGCCCTCGCTGCGCCTGTGGTTCTGGCTGGTTCCCGCCCTGACCACCGTGGTGGGCGGGATCCTCCGGTTTGTGCGTCTGGACAACCCCCACAGCCTGGTCTTCGACGAAACGTATTACGTCAAGGACGCCTACTCCTACCTCGTCAGCGGATATGAACGGACGTGGCCGGACAAAGCCAACGATTCCTTTAACGCCGGTAACCCGGACATTCTGCTGAACAGTCCGGAATACGTGGTCCATCCCCCCGTGGGCAAATGGATGATCGCCGCGGGTATGTGGCTCTTCGGCCCGGACAATCCGTTTGGCTGGCGGTTCAGCGCCGCACTGACGGGTACCCTGTCCGTCCTCCTCCTGACGCTTATTGCGCTGAAACTGTTCCGTTCCCTGCCACTGGCCGCGGCGGCGGGTCTCCTGCTCGCCGTCGACGGTCACCACCTGGTCATGTCCCGGACCTCGCTGCTGGACATCTTCCTGATGTTCTGGGTCCTTGCCGCCTTCGGCGCCCTGCTGCTGGACCGCGACGACGGGCGGCGGCGCCTCGCTGACCGGCTGGCACGGCTGGCAGCGGGTTCGACGACGGGCCGTCCGTCGGGTGCCCAACTGCTGGCGGGGCCGTGGCCGGGGATCCGCTGGTGGCGTGTCACCGCCGGCGTCTGCATGGGCCTCGCCGTTGGAACCAAATGGTCCGGCCTGTTTTTTCTGGCCGGGTTCGGCCTCCTCACCGTCCTTTGGGATCTGAATGCACGCCGTGTGGCAGGCATCCGTGGCTGGATCACCGGCGGAATCATCAAGGACGGGCTGCCGGCCTTCGCGAGCATGGTGCCGGTGGCCGCCCTCGTGTACACGGCAACATGGACCGGCTGGTTCCGTTCCCAGGATGCCTACTTCCGTCACTGGGCCGAGGCCAATCCCTCCCCGATGTGGGGCTGGGTGCCCGACTCACTCCGCTCGCTGGCGCACTACCACCTGGAGGCCTACAAGTTCCATCAGGGGCTGGGCTCCGAGCATCCCTACGAGGCCAGCGCCTGGAGCTGGCTGGTGATGGGCCGGCCCACCTCGTTTTACTACCAGCAGTCGGGACCCGAAGCGCTGGATTGCCATGCGGCCCGCTGCGCATCAGCCATCCTCTCCGTCGGAAACCCCCTGATCTGGTGGAGTGCCGCCATCTCCCTGGTGGTCCTGCTCTTTTGGTGGGCCGGCCGCCGGGACTGGCGTGCAGGGGCTGTCCTTGCCGGCGTCGGGGCGGGGTATCTGCCGTGGTTCCTGTATCCGGAACGCACCATGTTCTTCTTCTACGCCGTCTCGTTTGAGCCGTTCCTGATCCTGTCCTTGGTCTATTGCCTGGGCCTGGTTCTGGGCCGGGAGGGCGACCCGTTGTGGCGTCGGCGCTCCGGCCTGTACCTGCTGGCCCTCTTCGTTGCCGCTGCGGTGCTGTTGTCCGCCTTTTTCTACCCCTTGTGGACTGCCGAGACCATCTCCTATGAGGAATGGCGGTACAGAATGTGGATGCCATCGTGGATCTAA
- a CDS encoding NAD-dependent succinate-semialdehyde dehydrogenase codes for MTVTAQTAITADRESGLLASVPTGLLINGEWRPAASGKTFDVEDPATGKVLVSIADAGPEDGMAALDAAAAAQESWAKVPARERGEILRRAFELVTERAEDFALLMTLEMGKPLAEARGEVTYGSEFLRWFSEEAVRAFGRYSVSPDGKSRLLVTKKPVGPCLLITPWNFPLAMATRKIAPAVAAGCTMVLKSAKLTPLTSQLFAAVMMEAGLPAGVLNVIPTSAAGATTGPLIKDQRLRKLSFTGSTEVGRSLLADASETVLRTSMELGGNAPFVVFEDADLDAAVTGAMAAKLRNMGEACTAANRFIVHESVADEFAGKFAEKMRDMTTARGTEPESKVGPLIDAKSRDKVHELVTDALAAGAKAVIGGAAAEGPGYFYQPTILTGVAEGTRILSEEIFGPVAPITTFSTEEEAVRLANNTEYGLVAYVFTKDLNRGIRMGERLETGMLGLNAGVISNAAAPFGGVKQSGLGREGGLEGIEEYLYTQYIGIADPYAG; via the coding sequence GTGACCGTCACTGCCCAGACTGCAATTACTGCCGACCGCGAGAGCGGGCTGCTGGCTTCCGTTCCTACCGGCCTGCTCATCAACGGTGAGTGGCGTCCGGCTGCTTCGGGAAAGACGTTCGACGTCGAAGATCCGGCCACCGGGAAAGTGCTGGTGAGCATCGCCGACGCCGGCCCCGAGGACGGCATGGCGGCTTTGGACGCCGCCGCGGCCGCCCAGGAGTCCTGGGCGAAGGTGCCGGCCCGCGAACGCGGCGAAATACTGCGCCGGGCGTTTGAACTGGTAACGGAGCGGGCCGAGGATTTCGCGCTGCTGATGACCTTGGAGATGGGCAAGCCGCTGGCTGAGGCCCGGGGTGAAGTGACCTACGGGTCGGAGTTCCTGCGCTGGTTCTCCGAGGAAGCGGTACGCGCATTCGGCCGCTACTCGGTCTCGCCGGACGGGAAGTCCCGGCTCCTGGTGACCAAGAAGCCGGTGGGACCCTGCCTGCTGATCACCCCCTGGAACTTCCCGCTGGCGATGGCCACCCGCAAGATCGCCCCCGCTGTGGCCGCCGGCTGCACCATGGTGCTGAAGTCCGCCAAACTGACGCCGCTGACATCCCAGCTGTTCGCTGCCGTCATGATGGAAGCCGGCCTCCCTGCCGGCGTCCTGAACGTCATCCCGACATCCGCTGCCGGTGCCACCACAGGCCCGCTGATCAAGGACCAGCGGCTGCGCAAACTCTCGTTCACCGGATCCACCGAGGTGGGACGCAGCCTTCTGGCCGACGCCTCGGAAACCGTGCTGCGGACGTCCATGGAGCTGGGCGGGAACGCCCCGTTTGTGGTGTTCGAGGACGCCGACCTGGATGCCGCCGTTACCGGGGCCATGGCGGCCAAACTGCGCAACATGGGTGAGGCCTGCACCGCTGCTAACCGGTTCATTGTGCACGAATCGGTGGCGGATGAATTCGCCGGGAAATTCGCCGAAAAAATGCGTGACATGACCACCGCCCGCGGCACCGAGCCCGAATCCAAGGTGGGTCCGCTGATTGATGCCAAGAGCCGGGACAAGGTCCATGAACTCGTCACCGACGCCCTGGCGGCCGGAGCCAAGGCCGTCATCGGCGGTGCCGCAGCAGAGGGTCCGGGCTACTTCTATCAGCCCACCATCCTGACCGGCGTCGCCGAAGGCACCCGGATCCTGTCCGAGGAGATTTTTGGGCCCGTCGCACCCATCACCACCTTCAGCACGGAAGAAGAAGCCGTCCGGCTCGCCAACAACACCGAATACGGACTCGTGGCCTACGTCTTCACAAAGGATCTGAACCGCGGTATCCGGATGGGCGAACGCCTGGAAACCGGCATGCTTGGCCTCAACGCCGGAGTCATCTCCAACGCGGCAGCACCGTTCGGCGGCGTCAAGCAGTCCGGGCTGGGACGCGAAGGTGGCCTGGAAGGCATCGAGGAATACCTCTACACCCAGTACATCGGGATCGCCGACCCTTACGCCGGCTGA
- a CDS encoding TIGR01906 family membrane protein, which translates to MNDNSPTPAKRTEPQPDPQLDTSSDSDEPAFAWMTGQPESRADRKAAEAAAVPADAARAGATSADAAPAADETADANPASAKPATVEPASVGSSTPGSSTPGSSTPGSSAGGSSAAGTTDEGKPTPLTGAARHQSGPYSEPLPTSALQVRPPEEEVERRNAERESAANAKPVAPRIWQVLLALFYPVILLVLAVRAVTSPLFLWIEYNRPGFPGDGYGFSTDDRMTYGSYAVDYLSNWAGPRYLGDLVNRSGASLFKDGEVSHMADVKTVILSAFGAGALLIALSIVAIAYLRRRSTGGVRRGLFAGSIVSLAIILGLGALAVLSWQQFFTEFHRIFFASGSWTFALEDTLIRLFPGQFWIDAGIVIAGLVFLVSVVTLILTWPTRRRRGLLKDDVESVEVAA; encoded by the coding sequence GTGAACGACAACTCGCCGACCCCTGCCAAGCGCACGGAGCCGCAGCCGGATCCGCAACTTGATACTTCTTCGGACTCCGACGAGCCCGCGTTCGCCTGGATGACGGGGCAGCCTGAAAGCCGGGCGGACCGCAAAGCGGCGGAGGCCGCGGCTGTGCCTGCCGACGCTGCGCGCGCCGGCGCCACATCCGCGGACGCTGCACCTGCAGCCGATGAAACTGCCGACGCAAATCCGGCCAGCGCCAAGCCGGCAACGGTCGAACCAGCCAGCGTCGGGTCATCCACCCCAGGGTCATCCACTCCAGGGTCATCCACTCCAGGGTCATCCGCCGGCGGGTCTTCCGCCGCCGGGACCACGGACGAAGGCAAGCCAACCCCGCTCACGGGCGCCGCACGCCACCAGTCCGGCCCTTACAGTGAACCCCTGCCCACCTCGGCCCTGCAGGTCCGCCCTCCCGAGGAGGAAGTTGAGCGCCGCAACGCGGAACGGGAAAGCGCGGCCAACGCCAAACCCGTGGCGCCGCGCATCTGGCAGGTCCTGCTGGCACTGTTCTACCCCGTGATCCTGCTGGTGCTCGCCGTCCGCGCCGTGACCAGCCCCCTGTTCCTCTGGATCGAATACAACCGGCCCGGATTCCCCGGAGACGGGTACGGTTTCAGCACCGATGACAGGATGACCTACGGCTCCTACGCGGTTGACTATCTCAGCAACTGGGCAGGACCGCGATACCTCGGGGACCTGGTGAACCGGAGCGGGGCCAGCCTGTTCAAGGATGGCGAGGTCAGCCACATGGCGGACGTCAAGACGGTCATCCTCTCGGCCTTCGGCGCAGGTGCGCTCCTCATTGCACTCAGCATCGTGGCTATCGCCTACCTGCGCCGCCGAAGCACCGGGGGAGTCCGGCGGGGGCTCTTCGCAGGCTCCATCGTGTCGCTGGCAATCATCCTGGGCCTCGGGGCACTGGCGGTGCTGAGCTGGCAACAGTTCTTCACCGAGTTCCACCGGATCTTCTTCGCCAGCGGTTCCTGGACGTTCGCGCTGGAGGACACCCTGATCCGGCTGTTCCCGGGGCAGTTCTGGATCGATGCGGGCATCGTCATTGCCGGGCTGGTCTTCCTGGTCTCCGTGGTGACCCTGATCCTCACCTGGCCTACGCGCCGGCGCCGCGGACTGCTGAAAGATGACGTGGAATCCGTTGAGGTTGCGGCCTAG